A stretch of the Elephas maximus indicus isolate mEleMax1 chromosome 3, mEleMax1 primary haplotype, whole genome shotgun sequence genome encodes the following:
- the TEX46 gene encoding testis-expressed protein 46: MLGALLSLFRSIHEILASSGNMGTVVAWLISYKPALFGFLFFLLLLSNWLVKYERNPTPPEPQQDKLLERLMFSEMKLKVLENQMFIVWNKMNHHRRSGRRQTFSMRKHRAKRPESIFSTISDCSTNYLS, encoded by the exons ATGCTGGGGGCACTATTATCTCTTTTTAGGAGTATCCATGAGATACTTGCTTCTTCAGGCAACATGGGAACAGTGGTAGCTTGGCTGATCAGCTATAAGCCAGCCTTGTTTGGGTTCCTGTTCTTTCTGCTGTTGCTTAGCAACTGGCTGGTCAAGTACGAACGCAACCCCACCCCGCCAGAGCCCCAGCAG GACAAGCTCCTGGAGCGGCTTATGTTCAGTGAAATGAAGCTGAAGGTCTTAGAAAACCAGATGTTCATCGTATGGAATAAAATGAATCACCATAGGAGGTCAGGCAGGCGACAGACTTTTTCCATGAGGAAGCACAGGGCGAAGAGGCCTGAGTCGATTTTCTCCACTATCTCTGACTGCAGCACCAACTACCTCTCCTAA